One candidate division KSB1 bacterium genomic region harbors:
- a CDS encoding efflux RND transporter permease subunit, with protein sequence MRIVSFSINRKVTVSMIFLASVVFGMIAFDRLALDLLPDISYPTITVRTEYTGTAPAEIENLISRPIEESVGVINGVVRVSSISRPGVSDVIVEFDWDTNMDFASLDVREKLDLLNLPNDAEQPILLRYDPALEPILRIGLFGDQNLISMRLFAEKSIKQDLESLEGVASVQIIGGLEEEIHIEINQNRMSNLNIPISLVSNRLAQENINLTGGTLTEGDMEYIVRTINQFRTVEEINEIIVRRVEGANILLKDIGSAYKSFKERKIITRISGLECVQIEIFKEADANTVKVAKMVKEKIASLSENLSRSRSNLKLEIITDQSRFIKQSIDDVLLSAIIGGILAMIVLFYFLKDVLSTSIISLAIPISVVVTFFLMFLSNVSLNIMSLGGLALGIGMLVDNAIVVLESIDRYKKKGDSPPEAALKGTTEVGKAVIASTLTTIFVFVPIIFVEGIAGKLFADQALTVTFSLMASLFVALTLIPMLSSLRGSSEELEEIPITQTDISKKIIGLVESFLAIISRTVKTIFIWIGRVLNLILTPIFWLFDLFFNRIFNAYPGVLHWSLNHRLVVISLAFGLMALTLIGYRFIGSELIPEISQGEFMAEIKLSSGTPLEETDELMTNMSAIAKQDENIQEIFLTSGATSKQAASAGQERENIGELYIRLIEGSSRETEEAVINNLRKLWQDFPGLDVKFSRPTFFSFKAPIEIEIKGYNLKALEDISKDLAERMRKIPGLVDVKTSLEGGNPEIQIAFNRERLASLGTDVASVAQLIRDQVQGTIATEFSRLDRRIDVRVRAQENDRNTLDALRRLIINPTDNVNVPLYSIAAINVEKGPSEIRRIDQERVALVFANLENLDLSSAADEIQNIIDSMTLPEQFTISIGGQNKEMSVSFDSMRFAILLAIFLVYLVMASQFESLLHPFVIMFTIPFGLIGVILILLLTNTTISVVVLIGVIMLAGIVVNNAIILVDYINNLRRTKGLAKTDAIKEACEVRLRPILMTTTTTILALLPMAIGFGEGSELRAPMAIAVIGGLALSTMLTLILIPTVYSLVQFKELPIVEV encoded by the coding sequence ATGCGAATTGTTTCGTTTTCCATTAATCGTAAAGTCACTGTGTCGATGATTTTTTTGGCCTCAGTCGTCTTCGGTATGATTGCCTTCGACCGTCTTGCGCTGGATTTATTACCTGATATATCTTACCCAACAATTACTGTGCGGACTGAATATACTGGAACAGCTCCGGCTGAAATTGAAAACCTGATTTCCAGACCCATTGAAGAAAGTGTCGGTGTTATTAATGGTGTTGTGCGGGTAAGTTCTATTTCTCGACCAGGAGTTTCAGATGTAATCGTAGAATTCGATTGGGATACCAATATGGATTTTGCATCGTTAGATGTAAGAGAAAAGCTCGATCTATTAAATCTACCCAATGATGCCGAACAGCCTATTTTACTTCGGTACGATCCTGCGTTAGAGCCTATATTGCGAATTGGCTTATTCGGAGACCAAAACTTAATCTCTATGCGTTTGTTTGCTGAAAAAAGTATTAAACAAGATTTAGAAAGTCTTGAGGGTGTAGCTTCAGTTCAAATTATTGGAGGATTAGAGGAAGAGATTCATATTGAAATCAATCAAAATAGAATGTCCAATTTAAATATTCCCATTTCTCTAGTATCAAATAGATTAGCACAAGAAAATATCAATTTAACCGGTGGAACACTAACAGAAGGGGATATGGAATACATTGTACGGACAATAAATCAATTCCGAACAGTTGAGGAAATCAACGAAATTATAGTAAGGCGTGTTGAAGGAGCGAATATACTTCTAAAAGATATTGGCAGTGCGTATAAAAGCTTTAAAGAAAGAAAAATAATTACACGGATTAGCGGCCTTGAGTGCGTGCAAATAGAAATTTTTAAGGAAGCAGATGCAAACACAGTTAAAGTAGCAAAAATGGTTAAAGAAAAAATTGCTAGTTTGTCTGAAAACTTATCTAGGAGCAGATCCAATTTAAAACTGGAAATAATTACTGATCAATCAAGATTCATTAAACAATCAATCGACGATGTGTTGTTGTCTGCAATTATTGGTGGCATATTAGCTATGATTGTCTTGTTCTACTTTTTAAAGGATGTTTTAAGTACTTCTATAATCAGTTTAGCTATTCCTATTTCTGTCGTGGTAACCTTCTTTTTAATGTTCTTATCGAATGTTTCCTTAAATATTATGTCGTTGGGCGGACTTGCACTCGGAATAGGAATGCTTGTGGATAATGCTATCGTTGTTCTAGAATCTATTGATCGATATAAGAAAAAAGGTGATTCCCCTCCTGAAGCAGCGCTTAAAGGCACTACTGAGGTAGGCAAAGCGGTTATTGCCAGTACTCTTACGACTATATTTGTGTTTGTCCCAATCATTTTTGTGGAAGGAATTGCAGGAAAACTTTTTGCTGACCAGGCTTTGACTGTGACATTTTCTTTGATGGCATCCCTTTTTGTAGCATTAACCTTAATTCCTATGCTATCCAGCCTAAGAGGCTCCTCTGAAGAATTAGAAGAAATTCCTATAACTCAAACTGACATTTCAAAAAAAATAATCGGTTTGGTAGAGTCATTTTTGGCTATTATTTCAAGGACGGTCAAAACAATATTTATTTGGATTGGCCGAGTATTAAATTTGATTTTGACTCCAATTTTCTGGTTGTTTGATCTATTTTTCAACAGGATATTCAATGCTTATCCAGGGGTTTTGCATTGGTCTCTAAATCATCGGTTAGTAGTTATTTCGCTAGCTTTTGGATTAATGGCTCTCACTTTGATAGGTTATCGTTTCATTGGATCGGAATTAATTCCTGAAATAAGCCAGGGTGAATTTATGGCTGAAATAAAGTTATCCAGCGGGACGCCATTAGAAGAAACTGATGAACTCATGACGAATATGAGTGCGATTGCCAAACAGGATGAAAATATCCAAGAGATCTTTTTAACATCAGGAGCCACCTCAAAACAAGCTGCATCTGCCGGACAAGAACGTGAAAATATCGGGGAATTATACATTAGGTTAATAGAGGGGAGCTCTCGAGAAACCGAAGAAGCAGTAATAAATAATTTACGGAAATTATGGCAGGATTTTCCTGGCTTGGATGTAAAATTTAGCCGTCCGACGTTTTTTAGCTTTAAAGCCCCAATTGAAATCGAAATAAAAGGTTACAATCTAAAGGCTCTTGAGGACATTTCAAAAGATCTGGCTGAAAGAATGCGAAAAATTCCTGGTCTCGTCGATGTGAAAACTTCCTTAGAAGGCGGAAATCCAGAAATTCAAATTGCTTTTAATAGGGAGAGACTTGCATCTCTTGGAACAGATGTGGCTAGTGTAGCACAACTTATTCGCGATCAAGTGCAGGGAACAATTGCTACGGAATTTTCACGCTTAGACCGTCGAATCGATGTCCGAGTAAGAGCACAAGAAAATGATCGAAACACATTGGATGCATTAAGAAGACTTATCATTAATCCAACTGATAATGTAAATGTTCCACTCTATTCAATTGCGGCGATCAATGTGGAAAAGGGTCCCAGCGAAATCCGCCGTATAGATCAGGAACGTGTGGCACTGGTTTTTGCAAATCTGGAAAATCTGGATTTAAGCTCTGCCGCAGATGAAATTCAAAACATAATTGATTCAATGACTTTACCCGAACAATTCACTATTTCTATCGGAGGTCAAAATAAGGAAATGTCAGTTTCGTTTGACAGTATGCGTTTTGCTATTCTCCTGGCTATTTTTCTAGTCTACCTGGTAATGGCCTCCCAATTTGAGTCGTTGCTGCATCCGTTTGTGATCATGTTTACAATTCCTTTTGGGTTAATTGGTGTGATACTAATCCTTCTTCTAACGAATACTACCATTAGTGTTGTAGTACTCATAGGTGTTATAATGCTTGCCGGTATAGTGGTAAACAATGCTATCATTTTAGTGGATTATATTAACAACTTGCGAAGAACTAAAGGGCTGGCAAAAACGGATGCAATTAAAGAAGCCTGTGAAGTTCGTTTGCGGCCGATTTTGATGACAACCACAACGACAATCTTGGCTTTACTACCCATGGCTATAGGATTTGGGGAAGGTTCAGAATTAAGAGCTCCCATGGCTATTGCCGTAATTGGGGGGTTGGCTCTTTCCACAATGCTTACATTAATTCTTATTCCGACGGTTTATAGCTTAGTCCAATTTAAAGAATTACCAATTGTAGAAGTTTAA
- the pilM gene encoding pilus assembly protein PilM: MSENRLLKFQQKENKKETESVDLLPDMDLLDLTDLSFLMNYSLDEPEDQDNKAINAQNSWVGSSIVAATKSLSEDEEDSSETFSKALKDEFLGLVSNDDDIAKTDNQKQKYQFSTETGILSNENRAKQEMSNEDEDLEQIDITRNIDDQNYQSTIVSKKFLWIGAQEKIQIGLDIGKQNIKYVVVKKLGNRNIVLAFGIHANTLNKNASENEVVDLIIDEMKLFSAFPKARFAWNVYGPKVGMKQISLPSMKKQMIVAAVIWSAKKDMNLEEENAIIDFIDLNEKDRKEDKHQLLAVGCAEDVVISMASAFLARKITPFKVTPLPISLWKLYKDSVEFDSKHCVALIDIGTKTTIIAFINNGVLEFFREFQTGGKDITEALMSTIFYHGKPYQLDAAKAEELKRTFGFPQNDLEDVTADNVPVKEFSVLIRPILERLGNEVRRSIDYYKEHFSAPNLDWVFLLGGSSNLKNFSSFMSEFVEGEINTLTPSAEMADEFSELDISTFRDRFLELALPYSLAIDNDKSLNLLPPYIKKLQKLFLIKKASIYGVIFGFILLGLFSVFAQLNSKNYQSEYEMLQTQFKRLEPLKREHDALRIEQVNLLNKKNIYSEELILENPLPTIMQAVANLVPKGMALRSMVLEESVSNVEIQNSKRNRASKKSKNSKSKKSDNADNMDKVLLLSGVTLNPGPDAGINIADYMLNLSKTGLFESVKLESQNYNQREDELSFKIEAVIGK, encoded by the coding sequence ATGTCTGAAAATAGACTTTTAAAATTTCAGCAAAAGGAAAATAAAAAAGAGACTGAATCAGTTGATTTATTACCGGATATGGATTTGTTAGATCTTACTGATCTTTCATTTTTAATGAATTATTCGCTCGATGAACCGGAAGATCAAGATAATAAGGCAATTAATGCTCAAAACAGTTGGGTAGGATCAAGCATTGTTGCTGCAACAAAATCCTTGTCAGAGGATGAAGAAGATTCTTCTGAAACTTTTAGTAAAGCCTTGAAAGACGAATTCTTAGGGTTAGTTTCCAATGACGACGATATAGCTAAAACTGACAACCAGAAACAGAAATATCAATTCTCGACTGAAACCGGTATTCTTTCCAATGAGAATCGAGCTAAACAGGAAATGTCAAATGAAGACGAGGATTTGGAGCAAATCGACATAACGCGCAACATAGATGATCAGAATTATCAATCAACTATAGTAAGTAAAAAATTTTTATGGATTGGAGCGCAAGAAAAGATTCAAATTGGATTAGATATAGGCAAACAAAACATTAAGTATGTCGTGGTTAAGAAATTGGGGAACCGAAATATAGTACTAGCATTTGGCATACATGCAAATACTTTGAATAAAAATGCCAGTGAGAATGAAGTTGTCGACCTAATAATTGACGAAATGAAACTTTTTTCTGCCTTCCCCAAAGCTCGCTTTGCGTGGAATGTTTATGGTCCCAAAGTAGGGATGAAACAGATTTCCCTTCCTAGCATGAAAAAGCAGATGATAGTTGCCGCTGTTATCTGGTCAGCTAAAAAGGATATGAACCTGGAAGAAGAAAATGCAATCATTGATTTCATTGATTTGAATGAAAAAGATAGAAAAGAAGATAAACATCAGCTACTTGCTGTTGGCTGTGCCGAAGATGTTGTTATATCCATGGCTTCTGCTTTCCTCGCAAGAAAAATCACTCCATTCAAAGTAACGCCATTGCCAATATCACTCTGGAAACTTTACAAAGACTCAGTAGAATTTGATTCGAAGCATTGTGTTGCTCTTATTGATATTGGCACAAAAACTACCATAATCGCCTTTATAAATAATGGGGTTTTGGAGTTCTTTCGAGAATTTCAAACTGGAGGGAAGGATATAACAGAAGCTTTAATGAGTACTATCTTTTATCATGGAAAACCTTATCAACTAGATGCGGCAAAAGCTGAGGAATTAAAACGCACGTTTGGATTTCCACAAAATGATTTAGAGGACGTAACGGCAGATAATGTCCCGGTAAAAGAATTTTCAGTTTTGATCCGACCAATTTTAGAAAGGCTCGGCAATGAGGTTCGTCGATCAATTGATTACTATAAAGAACATTTTTCAGCACCAAACTTAGATTGGGTTTTCTTGCTTGGTGGCAGTTCAAATCTTAAAAATTTTTCATCATTCATGTCAGAATTTGTTGAAGGGGAAATTAATACTCTGACTCCTTCAGCTGAAATGGCGGATGAATTTTCAGAGTTGGATATTAGCACTTTTCGGGATAGATTCCTCGAATTGGCTTTGCCTTATAGTCTTGCAATAGACAATGATAAAAGCCTCAATTTATTACCGCCATACATCAAGAAATTACAAAAATTATTCCTGATTAAAAAAGCCTCAATCTATGGTGTTATATTTGGATTTATTTTATTAGGACTTTTTTCGGTGTTCGCTCAACTCAACTCAAAGAATTATCAATCCGAATATGAAATGTTACAAACTCAATTTAAGAGATTAGAACCTCTCAAAAGGGAACATGATGCCTTAAGAATTGAACAAGTAAATCTTTTAAATAAAAAAAATATTTACAGCGAAGAATTAATATTGGAAAATCCACTTCCCACAATTATGCAAGCTGTCGCAAATTTAGTTCCCAAGGGAATGGCTTTACGATCTATGGTTCTGGAGGAATCCGTTTCAAACGTTGAAATCCAAAATTCGAAGAGAAACAGGGCAAGCAAAAAATCTAAAAATAGTAAATCCAAAAAATCTGATAACGCTGACAATATGGATAAAGTCCTTTTATTATCGGGTGTTACATTAAACCCAGGGCCAGACGCCGGAATTAATATTGCAGATTATATGCTAAACCTTAGTAAAACCGGGTTATTTGAATCTGTTAAACTGGAAAGTCAAAATTACAATCAAAGAGAAGATGAATTAAGCTTTAAGATTGAAGCAGTCATTGGAAAATAA
- a CDS encoding integration host factor subunit beta, producing the protein MKTTITKRDIAKRVAREVDEKFPLAEKVVSALFTILREVMAEADPEVRIEIRDFGVFEVKTTKAKPKARNPKTGEIVYVPPRRKTHFKPGKMLKEELKKPL; encoded by the coding sequence ATGAAGACTACCATAACAAAGAGGGATATCGCTAAGCGAGTTGCCCGGGAAGTGGATGAAAAATTTCCATTAGCGGAAAAAGTGGTGTCTGCATTATTTACAATCTTGCGAGAAGTTATGGCAGAGGCTGACCCGGAAGTAAGGATCGAGATTCGTGACTTCGGAGTTTTCGAAGTAAAAACAACCAAAGCAAAACCCAAAGCTCGTAATCCTAAAACAGGTGAAATTGTTTATGTTCCCCCCAGGAGGAAGACTCATTTCAAACCTGGAAAAATGCTCAAAGAGGAATTAAAGAAGCCGCTTTAG